The Oryzias melastigma strain HK-1 linkage group LG3, ASM292280v2, whole genome shotgun sequence genome contains a region encoding:
- the LOC112161184 gene encoding high choriolytic enzyme 2-like, giving the protein MAPSACLLLLLLLGIAQALPVEEKEGHGEGGEEGDAESHKGGDEDDFVDFTTKILTSNNNTDKFLLEGDLVAPTNRNAMKCWYNSCFWSKASNGLVMIPYVIDSEYSPWEVATIEGAMGAFSDRTCIRFVRRTNEYDFISVVSRNGCYSELGRKGGQQELSINRGGCMYSGIVQHELNHALGFQHEHTRSDRDSYVQINWQNIIPASAYNFNKHDTNNLNTPYDYSSIMHYGRDAFSIAYGLDTITPIPDPNVPIGQRNGMSRWDITRINILYNCS; this is encoded by the coding sequence ATGGCTCCCTCTGCCTGCCTGCTCTTACTGCTCCTGCTCGGCATCGCTCAGGCGCTGCCCGTCGAAGAGAAAGAAGGCCATGGAGAAGGCGGTGAAGAAGGTGATGCAGAAAGCCATAAAGGGGGTGATGAAGATGACTTTGTAGACTTTACCACCAAGATTCTCACCAGTAACAACAACACCGACAAGTTCCTGCTAGAAGGAGACCTGGTGGCTCCCACAAACAGGAATGCCATGAAGTGCTGGTACAACAGCTGTTTCTGGAGCAAAGCCTCCAACGGTTTGGTGATGATCCCTTACGTCATTGACTCTGAATACTCCCCATGGGAAGTGGCCACCATTGAAGGAGCCATGGGGGCCTTTAGTGACAGAACCTGCATCCGCTTTGTCCGGCGCACCAATGAGTACGACTTCATCAGCGTTGTCAGCAGAAATGGATGCTACTCTGAGCTGGGCAGAAAGGGAGGACAACAGGAGCTGTCTATCAACAGGGGAGGTTGCATGTATAGCGGCATCGTCCAACACGAGCTCAACCACGCTCTCGGCTTCCAGCATGAGCATACCAGGAGCGACCGAGACAGCTACGTCCAGATCAACTGGCAAAACATCATTCCAGCTAGTGCCTACAACTTCAACAAGCACGACACCAACAACCTGAACACCCCCTACGACTACTCCTCCATCATGCACTATGGAAGAGATGCCTTCTCCATTGCCTATGGGCTGGACACCATCACCCCCATCCCTGATCCCAACGTCCCCATTGGCCAGAGGAATGGCATGTCCCGCTGGGACATCACCAGAATCAACatcctttacaactgcagtTAG
- the LOC112161185 gene encoding high choriolytic enzyme 2: protein MNMASSACLLLLLLLAIAQALPVEEKEGHGEDHEESHEAGDEDEDIDFTTKILTSNNNTDKLLLEGDLVAPTSRNAMKCWSNSCFWKKGSNGLVMIPYVIGREYSPGEVSTIEGAMRAFSGRTCIRFVRRTNEYDFISVVSRNGCYSELGRKGGQQELSLNKGGCMYGGIVQHELNHALGFQHEQTRSDRDSYVRINWQNIIPASAYNFNKHDTNNLNTPYDYSSIMHYGRDAFSIAYGRDSITPIPNPNVPIGQRNGMSRWDITRINVLYNCS from the coding sequence ATGAACATGGCTTCCTCTGCCTGCCTGCTCTTACTGCTCTTGCTCGCCATCGCTCAGGCGCTGCCCGTTGAAGAGAAAGAAGGCCATGGAGAAGACCATGAAGAAAGCCATGAAGCgggtgatgaagatgaggatatAGACTTCACCACCAAGATCCTCACCAGCAACAACAACACCGACAAGCTTCTGCTAGAAGGAGACCTGGTGGCTCCTACAAGCAGGAATGCCATGAAGTGTTGGTCCAACAGCTGTTTCTGGAAGAAAGGCTCAAACGGTTTGGTGATGATCCCTTACGTCATTGGACGTGAATACTCTCCTGGGGAAGTGAGCACCATTGAAGGAGCCATGAGGGCCTTTAGTGGCAGAACCTGCATCCGCTTTGTCCGTCGCACCAATGAGTACGACTTCATCAGCGTTGTCAGCAGAAACGGATGCTACTCTGAGCTGGGCAGAAAGGGAGGACAACAGGAGCTGTCTCTCAACAAGGGAGGCTGCATGTATGGTGGCATCGTCCAACACGAGCTCAACCACGCTCTGGGCTTCCAGCATGAGCAGACCAGGAGCGACCGAGACAGCTACGTCCGGATCAACTGGCAGAACATCATCCCAGCTAGTGCCTACAACTTCAACAAGCACGACACCAACAACCTGAACACCCCCTACGACTACTCCTCCATCATGCACTATGGAAGAGATGCCTTCTCCATTGCCTATGGGCGGGATAGCATCACCCCCATCCCTAATCCCAACGTCCCCATCGGCCAGAGGAATGGCATGTCCCGCTGGGACATCACCAGAATCAACGTCCTTTACAACTGCAGCTAG
- the LOC112160369 gene encoding putative gonadotropin-releasing hormone II receptor, with protein MNESSCCRPPDTMYQQSSRWDLNASCDPSTPRCNWTSEDGALQLPTFSTAAKVRVIITFILCGLSTLCNSAVLWAASGHKRKSHVRVLIVNLTVADLLVTFIVMPLDATWNITVQWLAGDAACRFLMFLKLQAMYSCAFVTVVISLDRQSAILRPLSISTAPQRNRSMLAAAWTMSAVLSVPQMFIFHNVTIPHPVNFTQCTTRGSFVTHWQETAYNMFTFTCLFLLPLTIMIICYTRIFLQISKQMTKKNVSSDEPHLRCSKNNIPKARMRTLKMSLVIVIGFVVCWTPYYLLGLWYWFFPHDLEGKVSHSLTHILFIFGLFNACLDPIIYGLFTVRFHRGRRKCYGRPTATLSLESKVVTAEAGKCCSTSRGDGGEKDNNSARTEQRSSDGNV; from the exons ATGAACGAGTCCTCCTGCTGCCGTCCTCCTGACACCATGTACCAGCAGAGTTCCAGGTGGGACCTGAACGCCAGCTGTGATCCGTCGACTCCTCGCTGTAACTGGACGTCAGAGGACGGCGCCCTGCAGCTGCCCACCTTCTCCACGGCGGCGAAGGTCCGAGTTATCATCACCTTCATCCTGTGCGGCCTGTCCACCCTCTGCAACTCGGCTGTGCTCTGGGCGGCCAGCGGCCACAAGCGGAAGTCCCACGTGCGGGTGCTGATCGTCAACCTGACGGTGGCGGATCTGCTGGTCACCTTCATCGTGATGCCGCTGGACGCCACGTGGAACATCACGGTGCAGTGGCTGGCGGGGGACGCGGCCTGCAGGTTCCTCATGTTCCTCAAGCTGCAGGCCATGTACTCCTGCGCTTTCGTGACGGTGGTGATCAGTCTGGACAGACAGTCGGCCATCCTCCGCCCGCTGTCCATCAGCACGGCCCCGCAGAGGAACAGGAGCATGCTGGCGGCGGCGTGGACCATGAGCGCCGTGCTCTCCGTCCCTCAG atgtttatttttcataacgTGACCATCCCCCACCCCGTCAACTTCACCCAGTgcaccactagagggagcttcGTGACCCACTGGCAGGAAACGGCGTACAACATGTTCACCTTCACCTGCCTCTTCCTGCTGCCGCTCACCATCATGATCATTTGTTACACCCGGATCTTCCTCCAGATCTCCAAGCAGATGACCAAAAAAAACG TTTCCTCAGACGAGCCTCATCTACGCTGCTCGAAGAACAACATCCCCAAAGCCCGAATGAGAACGCTGAAGATGAGCTTGGTCATCGTCATCGGCTTCGTCGTGTGCTGGACTCCGTACTACCTGCTGGGCCTGTGGTACTGGTTCTTCCCCCACGACCTGGAGGGGAAGGTGTCCCACTCGCTCACTCACATCCTCTTCATCTTCGGGCTTTTCAACGCCTGCCTGGACCCCATCATCTATGGCCTCTTCACCGTTCGCTTCCACAGGGGACGGAGGAAGTGTTACGGCAGGCCGACCGCCACACTCAGCCTGGAAAGCAAAGTGGTGACGGCCGAGGCTGGGAAGTGCTGCTCAACCTCCAGAGGAGACGGCGGGGAAAAGGACAACAACTCTGCACGGACTGAGCAGAGATCCAGCGATGGAAACGTCTGA